A stretch of the Halomonas sp. CH40 genome encodes the following:
- the gluQRS gene encoding tRNA glutamyl-Q(34) synthetase GluQRS has translation MPSHSAYRGRFAPTPSGPLHLGSLIAALGSYLDARAAQGEWLVRIEDIDPPRCPPGAADTILQQLEAFGLHWEGDVCWQHQRGEAYAQALEKLKAQGLAYPCSCSRKQWRDHAIYPGWCRNGVQAPGQPVAWRLRSDLGQRPVNWQDRLFGTQTHDPAEYGDVVLQRKDGLWAYQLAVVVDDANQGITDVVRGIDLLDNTPWQRQLQVALGYPQPRYLHLPLVVTQEGQKLSKQNLAPALADNTHAIRQQLFKALQLLDQSPPAELANATVSEQLAWAIEHWQVAKLKAEPHRYAC, from the coding sequence ATGCCTTCACACAGCGCCTACCGTGGCCGCTTTGCGCCCACTCCGTCCGGCCCCTTGCACCTGGGGTCACTGATCGCGGCACTGGGTAGCTATCTGGATGCTCGCGCTGCCCAAGGTGAGTGGCTGGTGCGCATTGAAGACATCGACCCACCCCGCTGCCCGCCCGGCGCCGCAGACACCATATTGCAACAGCTGGAAGCCTTTGGCCTGCACTGGGAGGGTGACGTATGCTGGCAACATCAACGGGGCGAGGCCTATGCACAGGCACTGGAAAAGCTGAAGGCCCAAGGGCTAGCCTACCCGTGCAGCTGCTCGCGCAAACAGTGGCGTGACCATGCCATTTACCCTGGCTGGTGCCGTAACGGCGTACAGGCTCCTGGACAGCCGGTTGCCTGGCGTCTGCGCAGCGACCTTGGCCAACGCCCGGTTAACTGGCAGGACCGCCTGTTTGGTACACAAACCCACGACCCGGCGGAATACGGTGATGTGGTGCTACAGCGCAAGGATGGCCTCTGGGCCTACCAGCTCGCCGTGGTGGTTGACGATGCCAATCAGGGCATCACTGATGTAGTCAGAGGTATCGACCTGCTGGACAACACGCCCTGGCAGCGCCAGCTGCAGGTGGCATTGGGCTACCCTCAACCACGCTACCTGCATCTGCCCCTGGTCGTGACCCAAGAGGGCCAGAAGCTCTCCAAGCAGAACCTGGCACCGGCGCTGGCTGACAACACCCACGCCATTCGTCAGCAGCTGTTCAAGGCGCTGCAGCTACTCGACCAGTCTCCCCCCGCCGAGCTGGCCAATGCCACTGTCAGCGAACAGCTGGCCTGGGCCATTGAGCACTGGCAGGTCGCAAAACTGAAGGCTGAGCCACACCGCTACGCCTGCTAG
- a CDS encoding ATP-binding protein gives MTLDASLLLFLGIGYLALLFVCGTAAERGWIPVRLLRHPIVYTLALGVYASAWAFYGSLELAAHAGFGYLAYYLGAAGAFLLAPVLLVPIQRITRTYQLASLADLFAFRFRSRWVGTLVTLISLLAVLPLLGIQVKTLGDGIDMLTGSHKGSGIALVFCLMIAAFAVFFGARHSDQHARHDTLLATIALESIVKLTAILVLGGVALWGVFDGPQHVQQWLANEGQALQQQTPKLEAAQWRTFLLLFFAAAFLMPHLFHITFAEGLSRQTLLQASWTLPLFLLLMALPVPVIWWAAQSRAEMPIELPAYAIYMVSEHSGVLVLAFIGGLAAASGTMIIIALALSGMVLNHIVLVARPPEARTDLYGWLRWLRRALIIGVIISGWLFYQSVSHQPDLSTLGLAAFVGMAQCLPGMLALLYWPGANRNGVITGLVAGMSIWLWGLWLPLFVDLPLPSLPFTPLTPADAPLWYQITLLSLSINILLLICVSLFSRTSDGEKSAAEACSVDAVIRSKRMPLEAVTVADFTLHLAQALGDEAASREVNRALQALNLDAQERRPYALRRLRDRIQANLSGLMGPSVARDIVDRYLPYRHDDLPATDDIHFVESRLEAYRSRLTGLARELDGLRRHHRQTLAYLPVGLCVFGDDGELLMWNNALTELSGINGDSIIGSRLDSLPLPWSTLLGKALHSEATPLYKEPAHLHGQDYFLTLHTAQLSGYDSRGGSVVLIEDHSEMKRLEDELVHAARLASIGQLAAGVAHEIGNPITGISSLAQNLRYDTEDPALLETADHIQQLTQRVTRIVNTLVSFAHGGHQALPLPCEPVNLSMISEDALHLIHLARSSDDARFINTCPEDIVVCGDAQRLTQVMVNLLSNARDACQADGQIQISAGITEQRAWWQVRDNGSGIDPAISDRLFEPFTTTKPAGKGTGLGLSLAYQIISEHQGRIDVASPPPGHTCGTAITLWLPLYQQDDVKPHAQDSDC, from the coding sequence ATGACGCTGGATGCTTCTCTGCTGCTGTTTTTAGGCATCGGCTATCTGGCGCTGCTGTTTGTATGTGGCACGGCAGCCGAGCGCGGCTGGATCCCCGTGCGGCTGCTGCGCCATCCCATTGTTTACACCCTGGCACTCGGCGTTTACGCCAGCGCCTGGGCGTTTTATGGCAGCCTGGAACTGGCCGCCCATGCCGGGTTTGGCTATCTTGCCTACTATCTGGGTGCTGCAGGTGCCTTTCTGCTGGCCCCTGTACTGCTAGTGCCCATTCAGCGCATCACCCGCACCTATCAGCTTGCCTCACTGGCCGATCTGTTTGCTTTTCGCTTTCGTTCGCGCTGGGTGGGTACTCTGGTGACCCTGATCAGCCTGCTCGCCGTGCTGCCTTTGCTGGGGATACAGGTCAAAACCCTGGGTGATGGCATTGATATGCTCACCGGCAGCCACAAAGGCTCTGGCATTGCCTTGGTTTTCTGTCTTATGATTGCTGCTTTTGCGGTTTTTTTCGGCGCTCGCCATAGCGATCAGCATGCCCGCCACGACACGCTGCTGGCGACCATTGCCTTGGAATCGATTGTCAAACTGACGGCCATTCTGGTGTTGGGGGGCGTCGCTTTGTGGGGCGTTTTCGACGGGCCGCAGCATGTACAGCAATGGTTGGCCAACGAAGGTCAGGCGCTGCAGCAACAGACACCCAAACTTGAAGCGGCTCAATGGCGTACCTTCCTGCTGCTGTTTTTTGCCGCTGCCTTCCTGATGCCGCACCTTTTTCATATTACCTTTGCAGAAGGGCTATCACGCCAAACGCTGCTACAGGCCAGCTGGACACTCCCCTTGTTTCTGCTGTTGATGGCGCTCCCCGTGCCCGTGATCTGGTGGGCCGCCCAATCACGCGCCGAGATGCCCATTGAGCTTCCCGCCTATGCCATTTACATGGTCAGCGAACATAGCGGGGTGCTGGTGCTGGCCTTTATCGGCGGGCTTGCCGCCGCCAGCGGCACCATGATTATTATTGCCCTGGCACTTTCCGGCATGGTGCTCAATCATATTGTGCTGGTAGCACGTCCGCCGGAAGCGCGCACGGATCTTTATGGCTGGTTACGCTGGCTGCGTCGCGCCCTAATTATCGGCGTTATTATCAGCGGCTGGCTGTTCTATCAAAGCGTCAGCCACCAGCCGGATCTTTCTACCCTTGGGCTCGCCGCCTTTGTCGGCATGGCCCAGTGCCTGCCCGGCATGCTGGCCCTGCTGTATTGGCCGGGCGCCAATCGCAATGGCGTCATTACTGGCCTGGTGGCCGGGATGAGCATCTGGCTATGGGGGTTATGGCTACCTCTGTTTGTTGATCTTCCCCTGCCCAGCCTGCCGTTTACGCCGCTAACGCCTGCTGATGCGCCACTGTGGTACCAGATTACCCTGCTCTCCCTGTCGATTAATATTCTGCTGCTGATTTGCGTTTCGCTGTTCAGCCGCACCTCTGACGGCGAAAAATCTGCCGCTGAAGCCTGCTCCGTTGACGCCGTGATTCGCTCCAAGCGCATGCCGCTGGAAGCCGTCACGGTGGCCGATTTCACCCTGCACCTGGCTCAGGCCCTGGGCGACGAAGCGGCCAGCCGCGAGGTCAACCGCGCCCTTCAAGCGCTCAACCTTGATGCTCAGGAGCGCCGACCTTATGCATTGCGGCGCCTGCGCGACCGCATTCAGGCCAATCTTTCAGGCTTGATGGGGCCTTCTGTGGCGCGTGATATCGTCGACCGCTACCTGCCCTACCGCCATGATGACCTTCCAGCGACCGACGATATTCACTTCGTCGAAAGCCGCCTGGAAGCTTACCGCTCTCGGCTGACCGGTCTGGCCCGCGAACTCGATGGGCTACGTCGCCATCATCGCCAGACCCTGGCTTATCTGCCCGTGGGGTTATGCGTCTTTGGCGATGACGGTGAACTCTTGATGTGGAATAACGCCCTGACCGAGCTTTCCGGTATTAACGGCGACAGCATCATTGGCTCACGCCTGGACAGCCTTCCGCTGCCTTGGTCAACCCTGCTCGGCAAGGCGTTGCACAGCGAGGCGACGCCGCTTTACAAAGAGCCTGCTCACCTGCATGGTCAAGACTACTTCCTGACCTTGCACACGGCGCAATTAAGCGGCTATGACAGCCGTGGTGGCAGCGTGGTGCTGATTGAAGATCACAGCGAAATGAAACGCCTGGAAGATGAGCTGGTTCATGCCGCACGCCTGGCATCGATCGGCCAGCTAGCCGCAGGCGTGGCCCATGAAATCGGCAACCCGATTACCGGCATTTCATCGCTGGCACAGAATTTACGCTATGACACGGAGGATCCGGCCCTGCTGGAAACCGCCGACCATATCCAGCAGCTGACCCAAAGAGTCACTCGAATCGTCAATACCCTGGTCAGCTTTGCTCACGGTGGCCACCAGGCCTTGCCGCTGCCTTGCGAACCGGTCAACCTGTCAATGATCAGTGAGGATGCCCTGCATCTGATCCACCTGGCACGCAGCAGCGACGATGCCCGCTTTATCAATACCTGCCCAGAGGATATTGTAGTGTGCGGCGATGCTCAGCGGCTTACCCAGGTCATGGTCAATCTGCTGAGCAATGCTCGGGATGCCTGCCAGGCAGATGGCCAGATACAGATTAGCGCCGGCATCACCGAACAACGCGCCTGGTGGCAGGTGCGCGATAATGGCAGCGGTATTGACCCTGCCATCAGCGATCGTCTTTTTGAACCCTTCACGACGACCAAGCCGGCCGGCAAGGGAACCGGGCTGGGGCTGTCACTGGCTTACCAGATCATCAGTGAGCATCAAGGCAGGATTGATGTTGCATCGCCGCCGCCCGGACACACTTGCGGCACAGCCATTACCCTATGGCTGCCACTTTACCAACAGGATGATGTGAAGCCCCATGCCCAGGATTCTGATTGTTGA
- a CDS encoding sigma-54 dependent transcriptional regulator, with product MPRILIVEDEAIIRSALKRLLERNDYDVTEAGSVEECHDLELLDYSLIISDLRLPGDPGTALIERATPVPVLIMTSYASMRSAIESLKQGAVDYIAKPFDHAELLETVSRILHQQSIRQSPAPDITDEGGGRQTMVGNCDAMQQVYTRIRKTAPADVSVLIQGESGTGKELVARAIHQQSKRANAALICVNCAAIPETLIESELFGHEKGAFTGASAARTGLVEAADGGTLFLDEIGELPLDAQARLLRVLQEGEIRKIGSVETRHVDVRLIAATHRDLRALSKSGEFRLDLYYRLNVMQIALPPLRERDDDILKIADILLDKACQRHDRQGLRLSRAARQDLRDYPWPGNVRELENALERGVILAEGHLIHPDDLGLAPFIPRTAATSSSHPPASSPEEESSDPNTENDLSLEDYFQHFVLEHQDQMSETELAQKLGISRKSLWERRQRLGIPRKKAPRRPD from the coding sequence ATGCCCAGGATTCTGATTGTTGAGGATGAAGCCATCATACGCAGCGCGCTCAAGCGCTTGCTGGAACGTAACGACTACGACGTCACTGAGGCAGGCAGCGTTGAAGAATGTCATGACCTGGAGCTGCTTGACTACAGCCTGATTATTAGCGATCTGCGCCTGCCGGGAGACCCTGGAACCGCGCTGATAGAGCGCGCCACGCCGGTACCAGTACTGATCATGACCAGCTATGCCAGTATGCGCTCGGCAATCGAATCGCTTAAACAGGGCGCGGTCGACTATATTGCCAAGCCGTTCGACCACGCTGAGCTGCTTGAAACCGTTTCCCGCATTCTGCATCAGCAATCAATTCGCCAAAGTCCGGCACCGGATATTACTGATGAGGGCGGCGGCCGCCAGACCATGGTGGGTAATTGCGATGCCATGCAGCAGGTCTACACCCGCATCCGCAAAACCGCCCCTGCCGATGTTAGCGTGCTGATTCAGGGCGAATCCGGTACCGGCAAGGAGCTGGTGGCCCGCGCCATTCACCAGCAAAGCAAACGGGCAAACGCAGCCCTTATCTGCGTCAACTGCGCGGCGATTCCTGAAACCCTGATTGAATCCGAGTTATTTGGTCATGAAAAAGGTGCCTTTACCGGCGCCAGCGCAGCGCGCACCGGCCTGGTGGAAGCGGCCGATGGCGGCACCCTGTTTCTGGATGAAATCGGTGAGTTGCCGCTAGATGCTCAGGCGCGTTTGCTGCGCGTTCTACAGGAAGGTGAAATTCGCAAAATCGGTTCAGTGGAAACCCGCCATGTCGATGTGCGCCTGATTGCGGCAACGCACCGCGACCTGCGTGCACTCTCGAAAAGTGGCGAATTCCGGCTTGACCTTTACTACCGGCTCAATGTCATGCAGATTGCCCTGCCGCCTCTGCGTGAGCGCGACGACGATATTCTGAAAATCGCCGACATCCTGCTCGACAAAGCTTGCCAGCGGCATGACCGCCAGGGTTTGCGGCTTTCCCGTGCGGCCCGCCAGGATTTACGCGACTACCCGTGGCCAGGCAATGTCCGCGAGCTTGAAAATGCCCTTGAACGCGGCGTTATTCTGGCTGAAGGCCATCTGATTCACCCTGATGACCTTGGCCTTGCCCCTTTCATCCCTCGCACAGCCGCCACATCGTCATCCCATCCGCCAGCGAGCTCTCCAGAAGAAGAAAGCAGCGACCCAAACACTGAAAATGACCTATCGCTTGAAGACTATTTCCAGCATTTTGTGCTTGAGCATCAGGATCAGATGAGTGAAACCGAACTGGCTCAAAAACTTGGCATCAGCCGCAAAAGCCTTTGGGAACGCCGCCAACGCTTAGGGATTCCACGCAAGAAGGCTCCGCGACGTCCTGACTGA
- the pcnB gene encoding polynucleotide adenylyltransferase PcnB: protein MTTLAVIHSEGLTSSLNHPGVHLKSLYDTQAPPRTTSQAHIIPRDEHPVSRQHISEAALKVLYRLDGAGFEAYLVGGCIRDAMLGKMPKDFDVATNATPEQVRGLFRNSRLIGRRFRIVHVRFGREVIEVTTFRGKPQDEHGQHLAQQSDDGLLLRDNVWGNIEEDALRRDFTVNALYYSIADFSIHDFANGMQDIEARTLRLIGDPATRYREDPVRMLRAVRFAAKLDFTLADDTEAPIYELAPLLLQIPPARLFDEVLKLFMAGHGLMTFRLLSHYDLFGMLFPESEEAMADAAWAERLIEQALTNTDKRIAEGRPVTPAFLLAAFLWAPVVHRQQQLESEGMPPIPALQTAAQQVISRQLQHTSIPKRFGMPMRDIWELQARLSQRGGKRAFQTREHPRFRAAYDLLLLREQAGEIPSGLGDWWTAFQEGDEHQQRRLLQKVGSDPADQGSGNKKKRKRRRKPKTDA from the coding sequence ATGACCACACTGGCTGTCATTCACTCTGAAGGATTGACCTCTTCCCTGAACCACCCGGGAGTCCATTTGAAATCGCTGTACGACACCCAAGCGCCGCCACGCACCACCTCACAGGCGCATATCATTCCTCGCGATGAGCACCCTGTGTCTCGCCAACATATCAGCGAGGCAGCACTGAAAGTACTCTATCGCCTGGATGGTGCTGGTTTTGAGGCTTATCTGGTGGGCGGCTGCATTCGTGATGCCATGCTCGGCAAAATGCCCAAGGACTTTGATGTTGCCACCAATGCAACGCCAGAACAGGTGCGCGGGCTGTTTCGCAATTCGCGCCTGATCGGCCGCCGGTTCCGGATTGTCCACGTCCGCTTTGGACGTGAAGTCATCGAAGTCACTACCTTTCGCGGCAAGCCGCAGGACGAACACGGTCAGCATCTGGCTCAACAATCTGACGATGGTTTGCTGTTAAGAGACAACGTATGGGGCAACATCGAAGAAGACGCGCTGCGCCGTGATTTCACCGTTAATGCGCTGTATTACAGTATTGCTGACTTCAGCATTCATGATTTCGCCAATGGCATGCAGGATATTGAAGCCCGCACCCTGCGCCTGATTGGTGACCCGGCAACACGTTATCGAGAAGACCCGGTAAGGATGCTGAGAGCGGTCCGCTTTGCCGCCAAACTTGATTTCACTCTGGCAGATGACACCGAAGCGCCGATTTACGAACTGGCCCCGCTATTATTACAGATTCCTCCTGCGCGGCTGTTTGATGAAGTCCTCAAACTGTTTATGGCCGGGCACGGCCTGATGACCTTCCGCCTGCTAAGCCATTATGACCTTTTCGGCATGCTGTTTCCTGAATCCGAAGAAGCCATGGCCGATGCCGCCTGGGCAGAGCGCCTGATTGAGCAAGCACTGACCAACACTGACAAACGCATCGCTGAAGGTCGCCCGGTCACGCCCGCCTTCCTGCTGGCAGCTTTCCTCTGGGCACCGGTGGTACATCGCCAACAGCAGCTTGAAAGCGAGGGCATGCCGCCTATTCCTGCCTTGCAGACAGCCGCCCAGCAGGTGATTTCCCGTCAGCTGCAGCACACGTCCATTCCCAAGCGTTTTGGCATGCCCATGCGCGATATCTGGGAACTCCAGGCGCGCCTTTCGCAACGCGGTGGCAAGCGCGCTTTCCAGACCCGTGAGCATCCACGCTTTCGGGCCGCCTACGACCTGCTGCTATTGCGTGAACAGGCGGGGGAAATACCCAGCGGACTGGGTGACTGGTGGACAGCCTTTCAGGAAGGTGATGAACATCAACAGCGCAGGCTACTGCAAAAAGTCGGCAGCGACCCCGCCGACCAAGGCAGTGGGAACAAGAAAAAACGTAAACGGCGGCGCAAGCCTAAAACCGATGCCTGA
- the folK gene encoding 2-amino-4-hydroxy-6-hydroxymethyldihydropteridine diphosphokinase — protein MPIFSRAYIGLGSNLDQPVEQVRRALDELNHLPLTRLVSVSPLYCSSPIGPQDQDDFINAAAAVDTQLSPLALLDQLQALEQRHRRQRERRWGPRTLDLDLLLFDQLDLDHPRLRLPHPEIRARRFVLCPLQDIASQLTLFEKPLSHWLNALPQSDSVTLLD, from the coding sequence ATGCCCATTTTTTCGCGCGCCTACATCGGGCTAGGCAGCAACCTTGACCAGCCTGTCGAGCAGGTTCGTCGAGCGCTTGATGAGCTCAACCACCTGCCATTGACGCGCCTGGTGTCGGTTTCACCACTTTATTGCAGCTCCCCCATAGGCCCGCAGGATCAGGACGACTTTATCAATGCGGCGGCGGCGGTGGATACGCAACTCTCACCCCTGGCCCTGCTGGATCAACTGCAGGCACTGGAACAGCGCCACCGCCGTCAGCGTGAAAGACGCTGGGGGCCTCGCACTCTCGACCTTGATCTGCTGCTGTTTGATCAGCTTGACCTTGATCATCCGCGTTTGCGGCTGCCGCATCCTGAAATCCGCGCTCGCCGCTTCGTGCTTTGCCCTTTGCAGGACATTGCCTCTCAGCTGACGCTTTTCGAAAAGCCGCTGTCGCACTGGTTGAACGCTCTTCCGCAAAGCGACAGTGTTACGCTGCTGGACTGA
- the panB gene encoding 3-methyl-2-oxobutanoate hydroxymethyltransferase, whose product MKTVTLSTLQAFKNAGETFSCLTAYDASFAHAASQAGIEVLLVGDSLGMVLQGHQSTLPVTLEDICYHTRCAARGKGASLLMVDLPFMSNSTTERLLEDSAALMRAGAELVKVEGEAWMADGIRELTRRGVPVCAHLGLTPQTVYQLGGYKVQGRETAQAQQILEDAQTLVDAGASVILLECVPAALGQAITEALDVPVIGIGAGAGTDGQILVMHDILGVTHGRTPRFVKNFMAEAGNIHEAFEHYHQAVKQRTFPAAEHCF is encoded by the coding sequence ATGAAAACCGTCACCCTGAGCACACTGCAAGCGTTCAAGAACGCTGGCGAAACGTTCAGCTGCCTGACCGCTTATGATGCTTCCTTCGCTCATGCTGCAAGCCAGGCCGGTATTGAAGTCCTGCTGGTCGGCGATTCACTGGGCATGGTACTACAAGGTCATCAGAGCACCCTTCCCGTGACGCTGGAAGATATCTGCTACCACACGCGCTGCGCGGCACGCGGTAAGGGTGCTAGCCTGCTTATGGTGGACCTGCCCTTCATGAGCAACTCAACAACAGAACGGCTACTGGAAGACTCTGCCGCCCTGATGCGCGCAGGAGCCGAACTGGTCAAAGTTGAGGGTGAGGCCTGGATGGCCGATGGCATACGCGAACTCACCCGGCGAGGCGTGCCTGTCTGCGCCCATCTTGGGCTGACACCGCAAACCGTCTACCAGCTAGGCGGCTATAAAGTACAAGGGCGGGAAACCGCGCAAGCCCAGCAGATCCTTGAAGACGCCCAGACCCTGGTTGATGCAGGGGCTTCCGTGATTCTTCTCGAGTGTGTTCCCGCCGCTCTGGGCCAAGCCATTACCGAGGCCCTTGATGTTCCCGTCATTGGCATCGGTGCGGGCGCCGGAACCGACGGCCAGATTCTTGTCATGCATGATATTCTGGGGGTAACCCACGGACGCACGCCGCGTTTCGTCAAGAACTTCATGGCCGAGGCAGGCAACATCCACGAGGCTTTCGAGCATTATCATCAAGCCGTCAAGCAGCGCACCTTCCCCGCCGCTGAACACTGTTTTTAA
- the panC gene encoding pantoate--beta-alanine ligase, giving the protein MRTLRDIPALRHALAEYRQRGQRIALAPTMGNLHAGHLALIENARQHGDVVVSSLFVNPMQFGPNEDLDAYPRTFEADQQALEAAGCDVLFAPLSETLYPNGTEQQTCVHVPSVSEGLCGSSRPGHFDGVSTVVTMLFNLVQPDIALFGEKDYQQLAVIRKMVADLHMPIEIIGVPIVRADDGLALSSRNGYLSAENRAKAPALYKTLCDMRQALEAGGVEFSAHDHDYRQQVLQQGRQALYDAGLELDYLELRDRTLGPVEPNTRQAILLAAARLGDTRLIDNLDVLLPAPTDTSAAADTATAR; this is encoded by the coding sequence ATGCGTACCTTGCGCGATATACCTGCGCTGCGTCATGCGTTGGCGGAATACCGTCAACGGGGTCAGCGCATTGCCCTGGCACCCACCATGGGCAACCTGCATGCAGGGCATCTGGCTCTGATCGAGAACGCACGTCAGCATGGTGATGTGGTCGTTTCCAGCCTGTTCGTTAACCCCATGCAATTTGGGCCAAATGAAGACCTTGATGCCTACCCGCGCACCTTTGAAGCCGACCAACAAGCGCTGGAAGCGGCTGGCTGCGATGTTCTTTTCGCCCCCTTGAGTGAAACGCTCTACCCTAACGGCACCGAGCAGCAGACCTGTGTGCATGTCCCCAGCGTCAGTGAGGGGCTTTGCGGCAGCTCGCGCCCCGGCCACTTCGACGGCGTATCCACTGTGGTTACTATGCTGTTCAACCTTGTTCAGCCGGATATCGCCCTGTTCGGCGAAAAGGACTACCAGCAGTTAGCGGTCATCCGCAAGATGGTGGCTGACCTGCATATGCCCATCGAGATCATCGGCGTGCCCATTGTGCGTGCCGACGACGGCCTGGCATTATCATCACGTAACGGTTACCTGAGCGCAGAAAACCGGGCAAAAGCACCCGCTCTGTATAAAACCCTGTGTGATATGCGTCAGGCACTTGAGGCGGGCGGGGTTGAATTCAGTGCCCATGACCACGATTATCGTCAACAGGTACTACAACAGGGGCGTCAGGCGCTGTATGATGCCGGCCTTGAGCTTGATTACCTCGAATTGCGTGATCGCACCCTGGGCCCTGTTGAACCAAACACCCGCCAGGCTATTCTGCTTGCAGCAGCCAGACTTGGCGATACACGGCTTATCGATAATCTTGACGTCTTGCTTCCTGCTCCAACAGACACTTCCGCTGCCGCTGATACGGCAACAGCGCGGTAA
- a CDS encoding aspartate 1-decarboxylase, with the protein MHTIMLKAKLHMARVTHAVLNYEGSCAIDGDLLDMAGIRENEQIQIYNVENGERFTTYAIRGEEGSRLISINGAAAHLAGPGHRIIICSYAHYSEAELDNHQPALVYLQEGNHVSHTSNAIPVQLA; encoded by the coding sequence ATGCATACCATCATGCTTAAAGCCAAGCTCCACATGGCACGCGTCACCCATGCTGTTTTGAACTACGAAGGCTCCTGTGCCATCGACGGTGACCTGCTCGATATGGCAGGCATCCGGGAAAACGAACAGATCCAGATCTACAACGTTGAAAACGGTGAGCGTTTCACCACTTACGCCATTCGCGGTGAAGAAGGCTCCCGCCTTATCTCTATCAATGGCGCTGCAGCGCATCTGGCAGGCCCTGGCCATCGCATCATTATCTGCAGCTACGCGCATTACAGCGAAGCCGAGCTGGATAATCATCAGCCTGCCCTGGTGTATCTGCAGGAAGGCAACCACGTTAGCCATACCAGTAATGCCATTCCGGTTCAGCTGGCCTGA
- a CDS encoding acetyl-CoA C-acetyltransferase, translating into MQDVVIVAARRTAVGAFGGSLAGIPASDLGALVIKDILSTTGVAPEQVDEVLLGQVLTAGVGQNPARQAAIKGGLPDAVPAMTINKVCGSGLKALHLATQAIRCSDASVILAGGQENMSASPHVLPNSRNGQRMGDWKAIDSMVHDGLWDAFNNYHMGITAENLAEKYSITREAMDEFAAASQQKAAQAIRDGKFKGQIVPVEIPQRKGDPIVFDTDENPREVSAEKLGGMRPAFKKDGTVTAGNASSLNDGAAVVMLCSAEKAKELGLEPLARIAAYSNAGVDPAIMGIGPAPATRRCLEKAGWSIDDLDLVEANEAFAAQALSVNKELGWDVSKVNVNGGAIALGHPIGASGCRIFVSLLHEMIARDAKKGLATLCIGGGQGVALAIERS; encoded by the coding sequence ATGCAAGATGTGGTCATTGTTGCAGCTCGTCGTACCGCCGTTGGCGCCTTCGGTGGGTCGCTTGCCGGTATTCCTGCCAGCGACCTTGGTGCACTGGTCATCAAGGATATCCTCAGCACCACAGGTGTTGCGCCAGAACAGGTCGATGAAGTCTTGCTTGGCCAGGTACTGACAGCCGGTGTTGGCCAGAACCCGGCGCGCCAGGCTGCCATCAAGGGCGGCTTGCCTGATGCGGTTCCCGCCATGACGATCAACAAGGTCTGTGGTTCCGGCCTCAAGGCACTGCACCTGGCGACTCAGGCGATCCGCTGTAGTGATGCTAGCGTCATTCTGGCCGGTGGCCAGGAAAACATGTCAGCGTCTCCCCACGTACTGCCCAATTCCCGTAACGGCCAGCGCATGGGTGACTGGAAAGCGATTGACTCCATGGTTCATGATGGCCTGTGGGATGCGTTCAATAACTACCACATGGGCATTACCGCCGAAAATCTGGCAGAAAAATACAGTATCACCCGTGAAGCCATGGATGAGTTTGCTGCCGCTTCCCAACAGAAAGCCGCTCAAGCCATTCGTGATGGCAAATTCAAGGGCCAGATCGTGCCGGTGGAAATCCCCCAGCGCAAAGGCGACCCCATCGTTTTTGATACCGACGAGAACCCGCGTGAAGTCAGCGCGGAAAAACTCGGCGGCATGCGCCCGGCCTTCAAGAAAGATGGCACTGTTACTGCCGGTAACGCGTCGTCATTGAACGACGGCGCTGCGGTTGTCATGCTTTGCTCGGCTGAAAAAGCCAAAGAGCTGGGCCTTGAGCCGCTGGCGCGCATCGCGGCCTACTCTAATGCAGGCGTTGACCCAGCCATCATGGGTATCGGCCCAGCGCCGGCGACCCGCCGCTGCCTGGAAAAAGCCGGTTGGAGCATCGACGACCTTGACCTGGTAGAAGCCAACGAAGCCTTTGCTGCTCAGGCGCTGTCCGTCAACAAGGAACTTGGCTGGGATGTCAGCAAGGTCAACGTCAACGGCGGTGCCATTGCACTGGGCCACCCGATTGGCGCTTCAGGCTGCCGTATTTTCGTCAGCCTGCTGCATGAAATGATTGCCCGCGACGCCAAGAAGGGCCTTGCTACCCTGTGTATCGGTGGCGGCCAAGGCGTGGCACTGGCCATCGAACGTTCGTAA